Genomic window (Marinobacter fonticola):
CTGCGTATGAACGTAAAGTCTTTTCTGCGGGCGAACGCGCTCGTATGCGTCGGGCTGGCTGGCCCGGCGGTCGCCTTGGACGATCCGACGCGGCCTTCCGGTTTCCAGGCGCCGGTCGAAGCGCCTGCGCCCCAGGCCACGTTTTCCTTGGAGTCGATCATGATCGGCGGCGGCAAGCGGCTGGCCGTGATCAACGGGCAGATGGTTCGGGAAGGGCAGACACTGGAGAGCGCGCGAGTCGTGCGGGTGACACCGGAGCGCGTCGTGCTTTCCGTTAACGGACAACAACGTGTCCTGCGCTGGCATACCGCGCCGCAGGTCCGGACGAATCCCTGATATGAAAAAGGTTGTAGGCATGACGAACTGGCGTTACACCGGCTGCATGATGCTGTCTTTTCTGTTGACGGCCTGCAGCCAGAACCCGCTTCTGCGTACGAGTCAGGCGACGTCGACCGACAGTGCGCGGGCAATTGAGGACACCCT
Coding sequences:
- a CDS encoding general secretion pathway protein GspB, whose amino-acid sequence is MNVKSFLRANALVCVGLAGPAVALDDPTRPSGFQAPVEAPAPQATFSLESIMIGGGKRLAVINGQMVREGQTLESARVVRVTPERVVLSVNGQQRVLRWHTAPQVRTNP